The Salvia splendens isolate huo1 chromosome 21, SspV2, whole genome shotgun sequence genome includes a window with the following:
- the LOC121785205 gene encoding stem-specific protein TSJT1-like: MLGVFKNGVVNPPQELYSPASSSATASKSPHETLKDFLASNPTNGFSLEFADKGFLAYASPQRQFLSQQRLFCSLNDVYCIFLGSLNNLCTLNKQYGLSKVSNEAMLVIEAYCTLRDRSPIPAHRVLKDLEGDFGFVVYDHKAGVVFAANGGGDESVKLYWGIAADGSVMISDNVKHVKASCGKSFGPFPAGCMYHSEKGLMSFEHPMKKMKAMPRVDSEGALCGAYFAVDAYSKVNTSMPRVDSAANWG, translated from the exons ATGTTAGGTGTATTCAAGAATGGTGTGGTGAACCCCCCACAGGAGCTGTACAGTCCAGCTTCAAGCTCAGCCACGGCTTCCAAGAGCCCACACGAGACTCTCAAGGATTTCTTAGCTTCAAATCCCACCAATGGCTTCTCCCTTGAGTTTGCAGACAAGGGTTTCTTGGCCTATGCCTCACCTCAACGCCAGTTCCTCTCTCAACAAAG GTTGTTTTGCAGTTTGAATGATGTGTACTGCATTTTCCTTGGAAGTTTGAACAATTTGTGCACACTCAACAAGCAATATGGGCTGTCAAAGGTTAGCAATGAGGCCATGCTTGTTATAGAGGCCTACTGCACCCTCAGGGACCGAAGCCCCATCCCGGCCCACCGAGTTCTCAAGGATCTCGAGGGCGATTTCGGGTTCGTGGTCTACGATCACAAGGCTGGAGTTGTGTTTGCTGCCAAT GGTGGTGGTGATGAATCGGTGAAACTGTATTGGGGCATAGCTGCAGATGGATCTGTGATGATCTCAGACAATGTGAAGCATGTGAAGGCAAGCTGTGGGAAATCATTTGGACCATTCCCAGCAGGGTGTATGTATCATAGTGAGAAGGGGCTGATGAGCTTTGAGCACCcaatgaagaagatgaaagcAATGCCTAGAGTTGATAGTGAAGGAGCATTGTGTGGTGCCTATTTTGCAGTTGATGCATATTCTAAGGTTAACACTAGCATGCCTAGAGTAGATAGTGCTGCTAACTGGGGTTGA